Proteins from one Anopheles nili chromosome 2, idAnoNiliSN_F5_01, whole genome shotgun sequence genomic window:
- the LOC128731220 gene encoding cysteine protease ATG4D gives MNYDVLLNRTGFNKLAITPQHFRSVSEGDSRHRDQSQTVDHGDDGTKTHGRKISLPPQAHRHETVSASSSPMRGASGSNFVPGGSGEEFKGKVESKLLTMWNNMKFGWSYKMKTNFSKDQPLWLLGRCYHQKLTPVPSMESSIEFGTSGPDGQLVLQNVPSVYLAEGSNSPPEETGTDAIEDSSPEAIVEEEGIDAFRRDFISRIWMTYRREFQTMDDSNYTSDCGWGCMIRSGQMLLAQGLVAHFLGRSWRWDVSLFTIYEESIHRKVIRWFGDTSSKTSPFSIHTLVALGKESGKKPGDWYGPGAVAHLLRQAVRLAAQEITDLDGINVYVAQDCAVYIQDILDECTVPATPAGAPWQKKETISLNKQRSSPCVDADEETQTTHWKSLILLVPLRLGADKLNPIYNECLKAMLSLDYCIGIIGGRPKHSLYFVGYQEDKLIHLDPHYCQDMVDVNQENFPVASFHCKSPRKMKLTKMDPSCCIGFYCETKKDFYKFIDSVKPFLIPVHQPNHETAHMPSASSPGSVSYPMFVFCRGKSSEQRADLHGNSANYYPHTAAYRSLPTAIPQSANASNDEDDDDDEDEAIEFVIL, from the exons ATGAACTACGACGTGCTATTAAATCGTACTGGATTCAACAAGCTGGCGATAACGCCACAGCACTTTCGCAGCGTGTCCGAAGGTGACTCTCGACATCGTGACCAATCCCAGACTGTGGATCACGGCGACGATGGCACGAAAACTCATGGAAGGAAAATATCGCTTCCACCTCAGGCACATCGTCATGAAACGGTATCCGCATCTTCGAGCCCAATGCGTGGTGCCTCGGGGTCAAACTTTGTTCCCGGAGGTTCTGGTGAGGAGTTTAAGGGCAAGGTGGAATCGAAATTACTGACAATGTGGAACAACATGAAGTTCGGGTGGAGCTACAAAATGAAGACAAACTTCTCCAAAGATCAGCCACTGTGGCTGCTTGGCCGATGTTACCATCAAAAGTTAACCCCCGTGCCGTCAATGGAAAGCTCGATCGAATTCGGAACTTCGGGTCCGGACGGGCAGCTGGTGCTCCAAAATGTTCCCTCTGTTTACCTGGCAGAGGGTTCCAACTCACCGCCAGAAGAAACGGGTACGGACGCCATCGAGGACAGCAGCCCGGAAGCGATCGTCGAAGAAGAAGGTATTGACGCGTTCCGAAGGGACTTCATTTCGCGTATCTGGATGACGTACCGACGGGAGTTTCAAACGATGGACGATTCAAATTACACCTCCGATTGTGGTTGGGGCTGCATGATACGCAGTGGTCAAATGTTGCTAGCGCAAGGCTTGGTAGCTCATTTTCTCGGTCGTAGCTGGCGATGGGACGTTTCGTTGTTTACGATTTACGAGGAAAGTATCCATCGCAAGGTGATCCGGTGGTTTGGAGACACCTCTTCGAAGACgagtcctttttcgatacataCGTTGGTAGCTTTGGGGAAGGAATCTGGTAAAAAACCAGGTGATTGGTACGGACCGGGAGCGGTGGCACACTTATTACGACAAGCAGTGCGGCTAGCGGCCCAGGAGATTACCGATCTAGATGGAATAAATGTCTACGTTGCACAAGATTGTGCTG TTTACATACAAGACATTCTTGACGAATGTACGGTTCCAGCGACTCCGGCGGGAGCACCGTGGCAGAAAAAAGAGACCATTAGTTTAAACAAACAGCGATCCTCTCCCTGTGTGGATGCAGATGAGGAGACGCAGACCACCCATTGGAAATCGTTGATTTTGCTTGTACCGCTTCGACTGGGTGCTGACAAACTAAATCCCATTTACAACGAATGCCTTAAGGCGATGCTCAGCTTAGATTACTGTATCGGCATCATTGGCGGTCGTCCAAAGCATTCTCTGTACTTCGTCGGATACCAAG AAGACAAACTCATCCACCTCGATCCACATTACTGCCAAGATATGGTCGACGTTAATCAGGAAAATTTTCCGGTTGCATCGTTTCATTGCAAATCACCTCGAAAGATGAAGCTCACTAAAATGGATCCAAGCTGTTGCATTGGGTTTTACTGCGAAACTAAAAAGGATTTCTACAAATTTATTGACAGCGTGAAACCC TTTCTCATACCCGTTCATCAACCGAACCATGAGACGGCACACATGCCGTCCGCATCGTCACCGGGTTCCGTTAGCTATCCGATGTTTGTATTTTGTCGTGGAAAGAGCAGCGAACAGCGAGCAGACCTTCACGGAAATTCTGCCAACTACTATCCCCATACAGCAGCTTATCGATCGCTTCCGACGGCCATACCTCAATCAGCCAACGCCAGCAAtgatgaggacgacgatgatgatgaggatgaggcAATAGAATTTGTCATTCTATAA
- the LOC128722311 gene encoding HSPB1-associated protein 1 has protein sequence MDPTELRDIILNARQPYVVHNAHLPWDCFRQTFEEWCEMYDGIQRELIPFEGCSVESGSTPQWECQRTKAKMRMSDLCKFNVNAKKRWNTFSYRNIHELPEACRRGINFACFGFPEVDNDITFWISSAQAHTPCHYDTYGCNIVVQVYGRKSWILLPPEAKLKTLRVPFEESSVYCEQNFYSPASFGSFAKVENHVYHIILEPGMALIVPPRWWHYVETLEPSLNFNTWLGVEDDVDAQISECITKLLIQDICNGETENVRKNIINPNEDLSMSAHGIEESFSILHYLMLQKQSNKRQCMDIKRYPFGYLSNDVFNALIKHNASFIKPIQHISPSAFFSIISRNSLRYNPEIDDKTNRTISNDEVEKLERLKKFINVCCNPELVNTIKTALLNGDFK, from the exons ATGGATCCTACCGAGCTAAGGGATATCATTTTGAACGCACGTCAGCCATACGTTGTGCATAATGCACATCTTCCGTGGGATTGCTTTCGGCAAACTTTTGAGGAATGGTGTGAGATGTATGATGGAATACAACGAGAGTTAATTCCATTTGAAGGATGTTCTGTAGAAAGCGGTAGTACTCCACAATGGGAATGTCAACGCACCAAGGCAAAGATGAGAATGAGCGACCTTTGCAAATTCAATGTGAATGCCAAAAAACGTTGGAACACTTTCAGCTATCGTAACATACACGAATTACCCGAAGCGTGCCGTAGAGGTATcaattttgcttgtttcggATTTCCTGAAGTAGACAACGATATTACCTTTTGGATAAGCTCCGCCCAAGCGCACACTCCCTGCCATTACGATACGTACGGTTGCAATATAGTGGTGCAAGTTTACGGAAGAAAATCCTGGATTCTActcccaccggaagcgaagcTTAAAACTCTGCGAGTCCCATTTGAGGAATCGAGCGTTTATTGCGAGCAAAACTTTTACAGTCCCGCGTCTTTTGGCTCGTTTGCCAAAGTGGAAAACCATGTGTATCATATAATTTTAGAACCTGGAATGGCTTTGATTGTACCTCCGAGATGGTGGCATTATGTGGAAACATTAGAACCGTCACTTAATTTTAACACATGGCTGGGTGTG GAAGACGACGTTGATGCACAAATTTCGGAATGCATCACAAAATTGCTGATACAAGATATATGCAATGGTGAAACAGAGAATGTCAGAAAGAATATCATAAATCCGAACGAG GATTTATCAATGTCTGCGCATGGGATCGAAGAATCGTTCAGCATTCTACACTATCTTATGCTacagaaacaaagcaataagCGCCAATGCATGGATATAAAGCGCTATCCTTTTGGTTATTTAAGCAATGATGTTTTCAATGCATTAATCAAACACAACGCCTCGTTTATTAAGCCGATTCAACATATCTCACCCAGTGCTTTTTTTAGCATTATTTCTCGCAACAGTTTGCGATACAATCCTGAAATTGATGATAAAACCAATAGAACAATATCAAATGATGAAGTTGAAAAATTGGAAAGATTGAAAAAGTTTATCAACGTGTGTTGCAATCCTGAATTAGTAAATACGATAAAAACAGCTCTCTTGAATGGagattttaaatga
- the LOC128721410 gene encoding probable G-protein coupled receptor Mth-like 5 has translation MAPSTADTVLAIIALCVVGLANSTTTTTSVRINKCCEKFEVVYDGKCTVATTVNATVWKPEFTGRKGERNVQVDNYRFIIGLPDCGTKQKFNIYEYHDSYDKLNLFPDGQLRHAILRHQSSTRDNVGSYLDEDYVDGGDNNVPLLKYDYSPGLYCMDRAIGSGGDGGELMEGLIAKVCSPKEDIHWTDSDVMLRKIINPICHGLAIIILLVVAIIYFVLPTLRDLVGNMVTTITMCLIVSQAADLVRIFTEFSNHVSFLIADLFFYVSMLGAFFWLNAMGYYIWKMFRTRNVFLRVSDGRKYCWYSGYAWGCTGTMAAIAVFAHFFLDLPGSGGNTSSGASENQHHLGGESVFEGQDNISWLGIAVFFMPIAFIIIVNIFFFVTTLRFINRMHTYGRIHHKLRCSFVMFTLIFATMSVAWLFLILSWLHYDGLLYMHIIANALQAPCILYICVLRQKHVTFLVKSCFRDQAPQTTEWGDEMTYMNGGDY, from the exons atggcaccctcAACGGCTGACACTGTCCTTGCCATTATCGCCCTGTGTGTGGTAGGGTTGGCAaattcgacgacgacgacgacgtcggtGCGGATAAACAAGTGTTGCGAGAAATTCGAAGTCGTGTACGATGGAAAGTGTACGGTCGCCACCACGGTCAACGCTA CCGTGTGGAAGCCAGAATTTACCGGACGAAAAGGTGAGCGAAACGTGCAAGTTGATAATTATCGTTTCATCATTGGTCTGCCGGATTGCGGAACGAAGCAAAAGTTCAACATTTACGAGTATCACGAT AGCTACGACAAATTGAATCTTTTCCCGGACGGGCAGCTGCGACATGCCATTCTGCGCCATCAGAGTTCCACTCGGGACAACGTTGGAAGCTACCTAGACGAAGACTACGTCGATGGCGGAGACAATAACGTGCCGTTGCTCAAGTACGACTACTCGCCGGGTCTATACTGCATGGACCGTGCCATCGGCAGCGGCGGGGATGGTGGAGAACTGATGGAGGGCCTGATAGCGAAGGTGTGCTCGCCTAAAGAGGACATCCATTGGACCGACAGCGACGTAATGCTGCGCAAGATCATCAACCCGATCTGCCACGGATTGGCGATCATTATTCTTCTGGTCGTGGCAATAATCTATTTTGTCCTGCCGACGTTACGCGACCTCGTCGGCAACATGGTGACGACGATCACGATGTGCCTGATCGTAAGCCAGGCGGCCGATCTCGTGCGCATCTTCACCGAATTCAGCAACCACGTGAGCTTTCTCATCGCGGATCTGTTCTTCTACGTCAGCATGCTTGGTGCGTTCTTCTGGTTGAACGCGATGGGCTACTACATCTGGAAGATGTTCCGAACACGCAACGTCTTCCTGCGCGTCAGCGATGGTCGCAAGTACTGCTGGTACTCGGGCTACGCCTGGGGCTGCACGGGAACAATGGCGGCCATCGCAGTGTTTGCGCACTTCTTCCTCGATCTTCCCGGCAGTGGTGGCAACACCAGCAGCGGAGCCAGTGAAAACCAGCACCACCTGGGGGGAGAAAGCGTTTTCGAGGGCCAAGACAACATCAGCTGGCTAGGAATTGCCGTGTTTTTCATGCCCATAGCGTTCATTATCATCGtgaacattttcttcttcgtcacGACATTACGATTCATCAACCGCATGCATACGTACGGTCGAATTCACCATAAGCTACGGTGCAGCTTCGTCATGTTTACGCTCATCTTTGCCACCATGAGTGTGGCGTGGCTCTTCCTCATCCTGTCGTGGCTGCATTACGACGGGCTGCTGTACATGCACATTATCGCAAACGCGTTGCAGGCTCCCTGCATTCTGTACATCTGCGTGCTACGCCAGAAACATGTCACATTCCTGGTAAAATCGTGCTTCCGAGACCAAGCACCACAAACCACCGAATGGGGCGACGAGATGACTTATATGAACGGAGGTGATTACTAG
- the LOC128731642 gene encoding alpha-mannosidase 2: MVRIRKKSAFILCGVTLFILLIVYVVLNFSVPERAVSIKLLNLTYLESKIKQLESGLSKHHQEFGDIRKQIDTIRGAEMMKESVINANGGGVGTCALRMDTIPQPDVQMLKLYDQVSFENVDGGAWKQGWPIKYHESEWNSHHKLHVFVVPHSHNDPGWIQTFDEYYERSTKNIFANMLRHLGENERLRFIWAEISYFAQWYDKLAAEQKDLVKRLVKNHQLEFVTGGWVMSDEANSHWYSMLLQLSEGQTWLMTRLNVTPISSWSIDPFGQSATMPYILKQSGMENLLIQRTHYIVKKNLALKKQLEFRWRQLWDTRGDTDLFTHMMPFYSYDVPHTCGPDPKICCQFDFKRLPGMGLTCPWNVPPRPINDHNVEERAKMIVDQWRKKSVLYRTRNVLIPLGDDFRYTTSNEWEAQRVNFEQLFNYINNEPSLNVEAKFATLQDYFDAVRATSGSDGMQQFPSLTGDFFTYADVNQDYWSGYFTSRPFHKRQDRILLHYVRSAEMLHAWNVWEPASDWKPLADRLEYARRQLSLFQHHDGITGTAKDHVMEDYARRMSRAIEDCKFVMQQAVYRLLTKPSVYHPDPAFHYLSIDDSRTVNGSDSVRPTIILGEELPTKQVVLHNSLPYTRSEIVEFYVASPFVTVTDGNGATVPSQIAPVWSWHTRTDGISQPQPSNTKFRLLFRANVAPMGLSVYTINSRNSSSSGVTYSKVIIQSKSPFTVSLAAGYPEDIDHTLPSEVSLRVEEGSTPGAAFTAKGLLKSITIENNQATVPVHLEWYRYGMQLSSGKSGAYLFHPAGNATLLTYEQPIVLIMKGPLEVSIATGLPFAVHQTILRDDNIEIRNLVDIGRRDNTEIVMRLQTNINSGATFYTDLNGMQIIKRKRFQKLPLQANYYPVPSTMFIEDDSYRLTLLGAQPLGGSSLSSGEMEIMQDRRLTRDDDRGLGQGVEDNQPVLHMFRVVLESRDSCTKPDPDYPSGFLTLPAYSQLQTLLHPLDKLIYNENDWTGLLPEGFGTRHEPLERGMEVVAMRELPHVKFGRTTGGPPLGLVVHRTNFEDCGSEANMEGMLNIKKLLNLDDGHDIFSARLTLLKPLELIQSDDVSLCPMDAKAYIVKR; this comes from the exons ATGGTTCGGATACGAAAAAAATCCGCCTTTATTCTGTGCGGCGTGACTTTGTTTATACTTTTGATCGTTTACGTCGTCCTCAACTTTTCCGTTCCCGAACGCGCTGTAAGTATTAAATTACtaaat TTGACATATTtggaaagtaaaataaaacaactcgAAAGTGGACTGAGTAAACACCACCAAGAATTTGGTGATATTCGCAAGCAAATCGACACCATTCGTGGCGCG GAAATGATGAAGGAATCCGTTATAAATgcaaacggtggtggtgtcggAACTTGCGCCTTACGCATGGATACCATTCCTCAGCCAGACGTGCAAATGTTGAAGCTGTACGATCAGGTGTCGTTTGAAAATGTTGACGGAGGCGCATGGAAGCAGGGATGGCCAATCAAGTATCATGAAAGCGAATGGAATAGCCATCACAAACTGCACGTGTTTGTCGTGCCGCATAGCCACAATGACCCCGGGTGGATTCAAACGTTTGATGAGTACTACGAACgctcaacaaaaaatatttttgcaaaCATGCTCAGGCACTTGGGCGAAAATGAACGCCTTCGGTTTATTTGGGCGGAGATAAGCTACTTTGCGCAATGGTACGATAAGCTTGCTGCAGAACAAAAGGATTTAGTAAAGCGGCTTGTAAAGAACCATCAACTAGAGTTCGTTACTGGTGGCTGGGTAATGTCGGACGAAGCCAACTCACACTGGTACTCGATGCTGCTGCAACTTAGCGAGGGACAGACTTGGCTCATGACACGGCTCAACGTGACGCCAATTTCAAGCTGGTCAATCGATCCGTTCGGCCAGTCGGCCACTATGCCATATATTCTGAAGCAGTCCGGCATGGAGAACCTGCTTATCCAGCGCACGCATTACATTGTAAAAAAGAACCTTGCGTTGAAGAAACAGCTAGAGTTCCGCTGGCGGCAACTGTGGGATACACGTGGCGATACAGATCTGTTTACGCACATGATGCCGTTCTATTCCTACGACGTACCGCATACGTGTGGGCCAGATCCGAAAATTTGTTGCCAGTTCGATTTCAAGCGCCTCCCGGGCATGGGCCTCACCTGCCCTTGGAACGTACCGCCCAGACCGATCAACGATCACAACGTGGAGGAGCGAGCAAAAATGATTGTTGATCAGTGGCGCAAAAAGTCGGTCCTCTACAGAACCCGCAACGTGCTCATTCCTCTTGGCGATGATTTCCGCTACACGACGAGCAACGAATGGGAAGCCCAGCGGGTCAATTTCGAACAGTTGTTCAATTACATCAACAACGAACCGTCGCTCAATGTGGAGGCCAAGTTTGCCACGTTACAAGACTACTTTGACGCCGTACGAGCAACTAGCGGTTCAGACGGTATGCAACAGTTTCCATCGTTGACAGGGGATTTCTTCACCTATGCCGATGTCAATCAAGATTACTGGAGCGGTTACTTCACGTCGCGACCGTTCCACAAGCGTCAGGATCGCATCCTGCTGCACTACGTCCGCTCAGCGGAAATGTTGCACGCGTGGAATGTATGGGAGCCGGCGAGCGATTGGAAACCACTAGCTGATCGTCTGGAGTATGCGAGGCGACAGCTTTCGCTGTTCCAACATCACGACGGTATCACCGGCACGGCAAAAGATCATGTTATGGAGGACTATGCTCGGCGCATGTCCCGTGCTATCGAAGACTGCAAATTTGTGATGCAGCAGGCCGTGTATCGGTTGCTAACCAAACCATCCGTCTATCATCCAGATCCAGCATTCCATTACCTATCGATCGATGACTCGCGGACCGTTAACGGCTCGGACAGTGTGCGACCGACGATCATCCTTGGCGAAGAGCTACCGACTAAACAGGTGGTGTTGCATAACTCTCTGCCATACACTCGGTCCGAGATAGTTGAATTTTATGTTGCTAGTCCGTTTGTCACAGTGACGGATGGCAATGGAGCTACGGTACCGAGTCAGATTGCGCCCGTGTGGTCATGGCATACGCGTACTGATGGCATCAGTCAACCTCAACCGTCCAACACTAAGTTCCGGCTTTTGTTTAGAGCAAACGTTGCCCCCATGGGATTGAGTGTGTATACGATCAATTCGCGAA ACTCTTCTTCTAGCGGCGTAACGTACTCGAAGGTGATTATACAATCGAAATCACCCTTTACCGTGAGCCTCGCTGCCGGATATCCGGAGGACATAGACCATACTTTACCCAGCGAAGTGTCATTGCGGGTCGAGGAGGGTAGTACTCCAGGGGCCGCCTTTACTGCCAAGGGCTTGCTAAAATCAATTACAATCGAGAACAATCAGGCAACAGTGCCGGTCCATTTAGAATGGTACCGCTACGGCATGCAACTTAGCTCGGGTAAAAGCGGTGCCTATCTGTTTCATCCGGCCGGAAATGCCACGCTGCTAACGTACGAACAACCGATCGTGCTAATCATGAAAGGTCCGCTGGAAGTGAGCATCGCGACTGGTTTACCGTTTGCCGTACATCAAACGATACTACGTGACGATAACATAGAGATCCGGAACCTGGTTGATATTGGGCGGCGAGATAACACTGAAATAGTAATGCGACTGCAGACGAACATTAACAGTGGTGCAACGTTCTACACCGATCTGAACGGTATGCAAATCATTAAGCGAAAGCGCTTCCAAAAACTGCCGCTGCAAGCAAACTATTATCCCGTCCCGTCAACCATGTTCATTGAAGACGATTCCTACCGCCTGACGCTGCTTGGCGCACAGCCACTTGGTGGCTCGTCACTCAGCTCAGGTGAGATGGAGATTATGCAAGATCGTCGCCTGACACGGGATGACGATCGTGGACTTGGACAGGGCGTGGAGGATAACCAGCCGGTATTGCACATGTTTCGCGTGGTTCTAGAGTCGCGAGATTCTTGCACCAAGCCAGATCCCGACTATCCTTCCGGGTTTCTTACTCTCCCGGCGTACTCGCAGTTGCAGACCCTTCTGCATCCGCTTGACAAGTTGATCTACAATGAGAACGATTGGACGGGATTGCTGCCGGAAGGGTTCGGAACTCGGCATGAACCATTAGAACGCGGCATGGAAGTCGTCGCCATGCGTGAGCTTCCGCACGTAAAATTCGGTCGAACGACCGGAGGTCCGCCTCTGGGGCTGGTGGTTCATCGTACTAACTTTGAAGACTGCGGCTCGGAAGCGAACATGGAAGGCATG CTGAATATAAAGAAACTTCTCAACCTGGACGACGGGCACGACATATTTTCTGCCCGTTTGACGTTGCTGAAGCCCCTGGAGTTAATTCAATCGGATGATGTCAGCCTCTGTCCGATGGATGCCAAAGCATATATCGTGAAACGATAA
- the LOC128722295 gene encoding ionotropic receptor 40a, producing MLLVYGATQGRRNLIALYERSNQSGMIRGISEMVNLLAPKSLVILVQNETKIDRLDKLTVMIHHHNIPTCVFYDLEGYFNLIEEKLKKSLEITSLIFCHPEDMLQDMTDRRLAHRLSLFIFYWGATQPPARLNSALLREPLRVAIITNPRRNIFRIFYNQALPNNRGEMRSVNWFDGNDMTFKRMPLLPLPTKVYKNFQGRIFTIPVIHKPPWHFIVYGNASGNAEYMTNNSNSDDVGFELDLERNVTVETDDNYFTVKGGRDHNLMQLVADRMNFSFQYVEPPEKIQGIALGSEGNASFSGALGMLQRREADLYLGDVAVTWERMKAVEFSFFTLADSAAFVTHAPRKLNEALALVRPFQVTVWPPVIITIIISGPILYVIISTPFRWKSPREPSKGSILQRYKAARNRKPAFYNMRYIEEMNYTRFTATRQTRLMRENDNFPSLDRCIWYTINVYLRQSANIPYDGHLARFFSILLWLCATYVLGDVYSAQLTSQLARPARESPINTLGRLEYRMARDGYELLVERQSGFHAALVNSTGVLQRLYRLTRKRSVNDSFLVTSVEVGIRVLQNDPKHAVFGGRETLYFNTKRYGANRFQLSEKLYTRYSAVAVQIGCPFLDSLNEVIMRLFEAGIVEKITIAEYEQMFGRQKGGISHAEETLRSAKSNSDCSDMDGPGGKRKSDSNDKLQPMNLRMLQGAFLVLACGHLLGGVCLFVERHMMMIVCYSNALNRFWQRGKRIFIRRH from the exons ATGTTGTTGGTTTATGGCG CGACACAAGGACGACGAAATCTTATAGCTCTTTACGAAAGATCGAACCAGTCCGGCATGATCAGGGGCATATCGGAAATGGTCAATCTTTTGGCGCCAAAATCGCTGGTTATATTGGTACAAAATGAGACCAAAATCGATCGCCTGGACAAATTGACCGTCATGATCCATCATCACAACATACCGACATGTGTTTTCTACGACCTGGAAGGATATTTCAACCTAATCGAAGAGAAGCTCAAGAAATCGCTCGAAATCACATCGCTTATATTCTGCCACCCGGAAGACATGCTGCAGGACATGACCGACAGACGGTTGGCCCACCGGCTCAGCCTGTTTATCTTCTACTGGGGAGCAACGCAACCTCCCGCACGATTGAATAGCGCCCTGCTAAGGGAGCCCCTGCGCGTGGCAATCATTACAAATCCACGACGAAAcatttttcgtattttttacAATCAAGCTCTACCAAATAATCGAGGTGAAATGCGAAGCGTCAACTGGTTCGAtggaaatgatatgacgttcaAGCGCATGCCACTGCTTCCGTTACCGACAAAAGTGTATAAAAATTTTCAAGGGCGCATTTTCACCATTCCAGTGATACAC AAACCACCATGGCACTTTATCGTTTATGGAAACGCAAGCGGCAACGCCGAGTATATGACCAACAATTCAAACAGCGACGACGTTGGTTTTGAGCTAGATTTAGAACGCAACGTTACGGTGGAAACAGACGACAATTATTTCACAGTAAAAGGAGGCCGCGATCACAACCTCATGCAACTGGTTGCCGACCGGATGAACTTTAGCTTTCAATACGTGGAGCCGCCCGAAAAAATCCAAGGCATAGCCCTCGGTTCCGAGGGAAATGCGAGTTTTTCCGGCGCCCTGGGCATGCTACAGCGAAGAGAAGCAGACCTGTACCTTGGCGATGTCGCCGTAACGTGGGAACGGATGAAGGCGGtcgagttttcctttttcacacTGGCCGATTCAGCTGCCTTTGTAACGCATGCCCCGCGCAAACTGAACGAAGCTTTAGCTCTTGTCCGTCCGTTCCAGGTGACGGTTTGGCCACCGGTTATAATTACCATTATCATATCCGGTCCGATATTGTACGTCATCATATCGACGCCGTTTCGTTGGAAAAGCCCGCGTGAGCCAAGTAAGGGCAGCATTTTGCAACGGTACAAGGCGGCTCGAAATCGTAAGCCTGCATTCTATAATATGCGGTATATTGAAGAAATGAACTACACGCGGTTCACCGCAACACGCCAAACGCGCCTGATGAGGGAAAATGATAACTTTCCAAGCTTGGACCGGTGCATTTGGTATACGATAAACGTGTACCTTCGCCAAT CGGCCAACATTCCGTACGATGGACACCTTGCACGTTTCTTTTCCATATTACTATGGTTATGCGCCACCTATGTGCTGGGAGATGTTTATTCCGCCCAGTTAACTTCACAGTTAGCTCGACCGGCCCGTGAAAGCCCAATCAATACGCTTGGGCGGCTAGAGTACCGCATGGCACGTGACGGTTACGAGTTGCTAGTCGAACGGCAGAGTGGATTTCACGCTGCACTGGTAAATTCGACGGGTGTGCTGCAACGGTTGTACCGTTTAACACGGAAGCGTTCGGTGAACGACTCATTTTTGGTCACTTCCGTAGAGGTAGGCATTCGGGTGCTCCAGAACGACCCCAAGCATGCAGTGTTTGGAGGCCGCGAAACGCTTTACTTCAACACAAAACGGTacggtgcaaatcggttccaATTGAGCGAGAAGCTTTACACTCGCTACTCGGCCGTTGCGGTACAGATTGGGTGTCCGTTTTTGGACAGCTTGAACGAAGT TATAATGCGTCTCTTTGAGGCAGGAATTGTGGAGAAAATTACCATTGCAGAATACGAGCAAATGTTCGGGCGACAAAAAGGTGGCATTTCTCATGCCGAGGAAACACTCCGTTCGGCGAAATCCAATTCTGATTGCAGTGATATGGATGGGCCAGGTGGTAAGAGAAAGTCGGATTCTAACGACAAATTGCAACCAATGAATTTAAGAATGCTTCAGGGCGCGTTTTTGGTTCTGGCTTGCGGGCATTTATTGGGCG GAGTGTGTCTTTTTGTTGAAAGGCATATGATGATGATAGTTTGTTACAGTAATGCCCTGAACCGATTCTGGCAAAGAGGCAAGCGTATATTTATTCGTCGACATTGA